The proteins below come from a single Mya arenaria isolate MELC-2E11 chromosome 6, ASM2691426v1 genomic window:
- the LOC128239484 gene encoding uncharacterized protein LOC128239484 isoform X1: MDTCSSQQSVASNCLYSFFYGSIIRTIEQLAKTDVEYAHRNHKLQGTKPGGCNGILYKAQDARTIRVVGEFPTNDSMRRIQTITSLLKILNEIESFDGIYMKRDGIYLVFHSSKEYQKESAGYSGVPLEIACRFYSTLSVFVPSSGTKCCIKNQTSMFLFERLDDSLNASKDNKKFFEAMYGFLINISEPLKDIQTLVNLIISEANIVSLARHQRAETVSIHGTQLIDRNEIRTRVLTAAPVHREIHNNPVTRSNEDTGNNQTHNDQQPFNSSLSTSQDDLSIRYPPNLYHALPSGSLDNRATTDGGTNSFNMNSYRPNETSLATEYQPSIIAQATPDDSEVMFQRSLHSVSSTDDRSSTEQIRHNMSSVSEQHKVFDRHSAGRIPQTSPRPRARYPAYGDNMTRLGSYSSWGRQLPTPFALTSAGFFFTGEDDLVRCYECGIGLKDFSEGDDPLREHAQHAPRCRFIADYFGSQANIDAYTRRMEDPDEIRRRGLTRFLNAKGTSVTRYKARSESFRSFDSRLSSYRTWPTTTVQRPFQLAEAGLYYTGREDHVRCFACDGGLRRWDPEDDPWIEHCKWFPACPFAREEKGDEYIALVQATIDNDLTYSEPNGCSEQTSTLQSNTDLVAGIGNLAIDSTDIEELRKTCTVDMGFSKTDFDKAISDLAGRGNSRPTIEDVISAFEVLGQRQENYTANQRKENLLEENQRLRSMLLCFICQRNQVNALYLPCTDHRLCMDCAREYSTTCPVCQRPVKDIIKTFMS; encoded by the exons ATGGATACCTGTTCCTCTCAACAATCCGTTGCGTCaaactgtttatattcattCTTCTATGGCTCTATCATACGGACTATTGAACAG CTCGCGAAAACAGATGTAGAATACGCGCATAGGAATCATAAGTTGCAGGGCACAAAACCAG GTGGATGTAATGGTATTTTGTACAAAGCGCAAGATGCAAGAACTATCAGAGTTGTAGGAGAATTTCCAACAAACGACTCTATGAGGAGAATTCAGACCATCACAAGCTTGTTaaagattttaaatgaaattgaatctTTCGATGGAATTTACATGAAAAGGGACGGGATATACTTAGTATTCCATTCCTCAAAGGAATATCAAAAGGAATCAGCTGGATACAGCGGTGTCCCTCTGGAAATCGCCTGCCGTTTCTATTCTACTCTTTCCGTATTTGTTCCTAGTAGCGGTACAAAGTGTTGTATCAAAAACCAAACTTCAATGTTTCTTTTTGAACGGCTAGATGACTCTTTGAATGCAAGTAAAGACAACAAGAAGTTTTTTGAAGCAATGTATGGGTTTTTGATAAACATTAGTGAACCTTTGAAAGACATACAAACTCTTGTAAATCTGATTATTAGTGAAGCTAATATAGTATCATTGGCAAGACATCAACGAGCTGAAACTGTAAGCATTCACGGAACGCAATTGATTGATAGGAACGAAATACGGACGAGGGTTTTAACTGCAGCCCCAGTACACAGGGAGATTCACAATAACCCTGTTACAAGAAGCAATGAAGACACAGGGAACAATCAGACACATAACGACCAGCAGCCTTTTAACAGTAGTTTGTCAACTTCGCAGGATGATCTTTCTATTCGTTATCCTCCTAATCTGTATCATGCACTACCATCAGGATCGTTAGATAATAGAGCTACGACCGATGGAGGaacaaacagttttaatatGAACAGTTATCGTCCGAACGAGACATCGCTGGCAACTGAGTACCAACCTTCAATTATTGCACAAGCAACGCCGGACGACAGCGAAGTAATGTTTCAAAGAAGTCTTCATTCAGTAAGCAGTACAGATGATCGTTCATCAACGGAACAGATACGACATAATATGTCAAGTGTCAGCGAACAACATAAGGTATTCGATCGACATTCAGCTGGCAGAATACCGCAGACTTCACCTCGACCG AGAGCCCGATATCCAGCATACGGGGACAATATGACACGTCTCGGAAGCTATTCGTCGTGGGGGAGGCAGCTACCGACCCCGTTTGCCTTAACATCGGCTGGATTCTTCTTCACAG GTGAAGACGACTTGGTAAGATGTTACGAATGCGGAATCGGGCTAAAAGATTTCAGTGAGGGAGACGACCCCTTGCGGGAACATGCTCAACACGCACCTAGGTGTCGATTCATTGCTGACTATTTCGGAAGCCAGGCCAATATAGACGCTTACACT AGGCGAATGGAAGACCCAGACGAGATACGAAGAAGGGGATTAACTCGGTTTCTAAATGCAAAAg gtACTTCTGTGACACGGTATAAAGCTAGGAGCGAGAGCTTCCGGTCATTTGATTCAAGACTTTCATCGTACAGAACATGGCCTACGACTACTGTTCAAAGGCCATTTCAGCTAGCAGAGGCGGGCCTGTATTACACGG GCCGAGAAGACCACGTTCGTTGTTTTGCTTGTGATGGCGGTTTGCGGAGATGGGATCCGGAAGATGACCCATGGATCGAGCACTGTAAATGGTTTCCGGCATGTCCGTTCGCGCGGGAGGAAAAGGGGGACGAATACATTGCTCTAGTTCAAGCTACCATAGACAACGATTTAACATATAGCGAACcaaat GGTTGCAGTGAACAAACAAGTACCTTACAGTCCAATACTGACCTAGTTGCAGGAATAGGGAATTTGGCAATCGATAGTACAGATATTGAAGAGCTTAGAAAAACATGCACTGTGGATATGGGGTTTTCTAAGACAGACTTTGACAAGGCGATCTCTGACTTAGCTGGAAGAG GAAACTCGCGTCCGACCATCGAAGACGTAATTTCTGCATTTGAGGTCCTTGGTCAGCGACAGGAAAACTATACGGCAAATCAAAGAAAAG AAAATTTACTTGAAGAAAACCAGCGTCTTCGCAGCATGCTGCTGTGTTTTATCTGCCAAAGAAACCAAGTGAACGCCTTATACCTTCCGTGCACAGACCATCGATTGTGTATGGATTGTGCCAGAGAATATTCCACAACATGCCCTGTGTGCCAAAGACCCGTCAAAGATATAATTAAAACCTTTATGAGTTAA
- the LOC128239484 gene encoding E3 ubiquitin-protein ligase XIAP-like isoform X2 has product MRRIQTITSLLKILNEIESFDGIYMKRDGIYLVFHSSKEYQKESAGYSGVPLEIACRFYSTLSVFVPSSGTKCCIKNQTSMFLFERLDDSLNASKDNKKFFEAMYGFLINISEPLKDIQTLVNLIISEANIVSLARHQRAETVSIHGTQLIDRNEIRTRVLTAAPVHREIHNNPVTRSNEDTGNNQTHNDQQPFNSSLSTSQDDLSIRYPPNLYHALPSGSLDNRATTDGGTNSFNMNSYRPNETSLATEYQPSIIAQATPDDSEVMFQRSLHSVSSTDDRSSTEQIRHNMSSVSEQHKVFDRHSAGRIPQTSPRPRARYPAYGDNMTRLGSYSSWGRQLPTPFALTSAGFFFTGEDDLVRCYECGIGLKDFSEGDDPLREHAQHAPRCRFIADYFGSQANIDAYTRRMEDPDEIRRRGLTRFLNAKGTSVTRYKARSESFRSFDSRLSSYRTWPTTTVQRPFQLAEAGLYYTGREDHVRCFACDGGLRRWDPEDDPWIEHCKWFPACPFAREEKGDEYIALVQATIDNDLTYSEPNGCSEQTSTLQSNTDLVAGIGNLAIDSTDIEELRKTCTVDMGFSKTDFDKAISDLAGRGNSRPTIEDVISAFEVLGQRQENYTANQRKENLLEENQRLRSMLLCFICQRNQVNALYLPCTDHRLCMDCAREYSTTCPVCQRPVKDIIKTFMS; this is encoded by the exons ATGAGGAGAATTCAGACCATCACAAGCTTGTTaaagattttaaatgaaattgaatctTTCGATGGAATTTACATGAAAAGGGACGGGATATACTTAGTATTCCATTCCTCAAAGGAATATCAAAAGGAATCAGCTGGATACAGCGGTGTCCCTCTGGAAATCGCCTGCCGTTTCTATTCTACTCTTTCCGTATTTGTTCCTAGTAGCGGTACAAAGTGTTGTATCAAAAACCAAACTTCAATGTTTCTTTTTGAACGGCTAGATGACTCTTTGAATGCAAGTAAAGACAACAAGAAGTTTTTTGAAGCAATGTATGGGTTTTTGATAAACATTAGTGAACCTTTGAAAGACATACAAACTCTTGTAAATCTGATTATTAGTGAAGCTAATATAGTATCATTGGCAAGACATCAACGAGCTGAAACTGTAAGCATTCACGGAACGCAATTGATTGATAGGAACGAAATACGGACGAGGGTTTTAACTGCAGCCCCAGTACACAGGGAGATTCACAATAACCCTGTTACAAGAAGCAATGAAGACACAGGGAACAATCAGACACATAACGACCAGCAGCCTTTTAACAGTAGTTTGTCAACTTCGCAGGATGATCTTTCTATTCGTTATCCTCCTAATCTGTATCATGCACTACCATCAGGATCGTTAGATAATAGAGCTACGACCGATGGAGGaacaaacagttttaatatGAACAGTTATCGTCCGAACGAGACATCGCTGGCAACTGAGTACCAACCTTCAATTATTGCACAAGCAACGCCGGACGACAGCGAAGTAATGTTTCAAAGAAGTCTTCATTCAGTAAGCAGTACAGATGATCGTTCATCAACGGAACAGATACGACATAATATGTCAAGTGTCAGCGAACAACATAAGGTATTCGATCGACATTCAGCTGGCAGAATACCGCAGACTTCACCTCGACCG AGAGCCCGATATCCAGCATACGGGGACAATATGACACGTCTCGGAAGCTATTCGTCGTGGGGGAGGCAGCTACCGACCCCGTTTGCCTTAACATCGGCTGGATTCTTCTTCACAG GTGAAGACGACTTGGTAAGATGTTACGAATGCGGAATCGGGCTAAAAGATTTCAGTGAGGGAGACGACCCCTTGCGGGAACATGCTCAACACGCACCTAGGTGTCGATTCATTGCTGACTATTTCGGAAGCCAGGCCAATATAGACGCTTACACT AGGCGAATGGAAGACCCAGACGAGATACGAAGAAGGGGATTAACTCGGTTTCTAAATGCAAAAg gtACTTCTGTGACACGGTATAAAGCTAGGAGCGAGAGCTTCCGGTCATTTGATTCAAGACTTTCATCGTACAGAACATGGCCTACGACTACTGTTCAAAGGCCATTTCAGCTAGCAGAGGCGGGCCTGTATTACACGG GCCGAGAAGACCACGTTCGTTGTTTTGCTTGTGATGGCGGTTTGCGGAGATGGGATCCGGAAGATGACCCATGGATCGAGCACTGTAAATGGTTTCCGGCATGTCCGTTCGCGCGGGAGGAAAAGGGGGACGAATACATTGCTCTAGTTCAAGCTACCATAGACAACGATTTAACATATAGCGAACcaaat GGTTGCAGTGAACAAACAAGTACCTTACAGTCCAATACTGACCTAGTTGCAGGAATAGGGAATTTGGCAATCGATAGTACAGATATTGAAGAGCTTAGAAAAACATGCACTGTGGATATGGGGTTTTCTAAGACAGACTTTGACAAGGCGATCTCTGACTTAGCTGGAAGAG GAAACTCGCGTCCGACCATCGAAGACGTAATTTCTGCATTTGAGGTCCTTGGTCAGCGACAGGAAAACTATACGGCAAATCAAAGAAAAG AAAATTTACTTGAAGAAAACCAGCGTCTTCGCAGCATGCTGCTGTGTTTTATCTGCCAAAGAAACCAAGTGAACGCCTTATACCTTCCGTGCACAGACCATCGATTGTGTATGGATTGTGCCAGAGAATATTCCACAACATGCCCTGTGTGCCAAAGACCCGTCAAAGATATAATTAAAACCTTTATGAGTTAA